The region attttttctgaattttattTCGCAGAAATTTCCTGCGAAATGTTTTGCGATTCAGCTGTTGTTTCATGCGAATATATTTCTAAAGAAATATTtgcaaataatataaaattttcttgcaaaattACATGCACATTTTATTCGCAAAAATATTCGcagccagatcctgagtttttACTTGTTTAATGTTAATCGGTGGTGTAAGCATGCAATTTAGATCATGGCTTTGGTTAAAAGCAAAAGCAAGGGGGTTTTCTGTGTCGCACTATGAGTGGGTTTCAAATCCCAATATCTGCATTAATCTGTTGGGTGAATGAAAGTAAATATTGATTCTGGAAGTCTGGCTTGTGTGTTGTCCCCGTGAAGCTTTTTGCTGAGATTAATACGTTGGATGGAGCTCCCTTTTCATGTGTTATTATCATGGTTTATTGGGTTATTAACAGGTCTTTGTTGGTGTAGCAGGTTATTTTTGTGCATATGGCAGGTGGTGGGGCTATCCTCCATGATGGTGGAGTGACATTCTTATGTTACCATACGGTTTGCATGCATCAGGTGGAGTGATTTTTGGATGTAGAGTTGGCTTCTGGAGAGGATTTGATTTCTGGAGAGGATTTGTTTGGAATCCAAGTTGGGAACTTTGCATCCACGATGAGAGGGCCTTTTGAAGATTTCAAGTGATGAATAATATCAAGCAGATCTGGATTGGCAGCACTTCGGCTAGCTTATTGTGCTATGTTTTCTTTTAGACCTCCTTGGAAGTTCCGCTTTGATCCTAGCGaggggtactctttttccttactaggttttcccattggggtttttcctagtaagattTTAATGAGGCCTCTCTCTTTGATCTTGCTTCCAAGGtgagggtgggggtgggttcTTTTTGAGCATTAGTTTGGCTCCTTTGATACTactatttctttttttctttacctgtattttcttgtattgggttgaagtaccccttgtacttctcttcaatatatatagtccattgcttataaaaaaaaaacattatacaTGACAAAAGAggtccaaaaaaataaaataagactaCTTTAATAAGGGATGCCCACTTTCCCCTCCCATATTCCCATTCAATCATTTGCAGGTAGGAAATGTAAAATTAGATAGGAGATCAAGATGTTGTCAATGGATACTATAGTAATTTTTTTACAGGTGACTTTTACTTGGTTATTTCAGTGCCCACCTTTCAAAGGAAACACAAAAAACAATAATGTTAAAGGAAACTCTAACCTTCACCATGAACCTCGATCACAGTCACCCACCTACGATCTAGAGTCACACGGGGCATACCTTCAAGTCGGGCACAAAGTCTATAAcatgaaaacaaataataaagaGGAACAGAGATTAGCAAGGGTTATTAGACACCAACAGTTGATAATAGAGAAGACCAAAAGAGAAAGGAGTGGCTCACCACGGCATACTGAGTCGGGCGAACCATATTACCCCAGGAGTTTGATGGAGGTTTCGCTCATTTGCTTCATATCGGGCAGATCCGGCTCGATCTTCCGGGTCACGACCCAATgaaaaaccgccgctaaaaaaccgccactaattaCATAACCGCCAAAGAATAAATTTTACATAACGTTGTCGATATAAACCTTACCGTATCATCCTTTTAAGTGGCGGTCAAAATCAACCGTCGCTAGACTACCGCCGCGCTAAATCCAAATTCTCGAATTTTacattacttttatttttatcgGCAAATGTTAATCGTTAGTAAATTACTCCTCCACAGGGTTCGAATATTACATTACTTTATTATTCAATAGGTTACAGGTTAAAAagttttaatataaatttttttctattaGCGTTTTTTAGATGGTACTAAAGATCAttagtaaaaaaatacatattaatATATGGAATGGGCCGGGGTCAAatgatttatttaaaatatccaATACCCAATTTTCACACcaacttaatattttttattgataCAATTAAAAGATTGGTACGCGTACGACTCTTTGTTTCCTGCATGGGACAAGTTCCTTATCATTTTTAAATAATCCAAACTCAAATTTGACTTTTCAAATAATAGAAATCGATGATACGTACCATTACCATGCATGTTGTAGTATCACACACACTAAAATAGCCAAATTATATGGACACGGTTCTTACAAGCCACCAAAAATTAATAAACCAAATTTCAAGCCAGCAATACTAGTTAACAAACCACCGGTTTACAAGCCAACTCTTGGATTAAGACCTTATACTCCAACAAGTATAAAAATCGATGATACCATGCATTTAGTAGTATCACTCACCTGCACTAAAGGCATGACTTCTTATAATTTCTTATTCTTTCTAGTTGTGTTCCTTGCATCTATGATGCTTGTCCCTCAAGCGCTTCTTGTTGAAGCGGTTAATAAGCCATTGTCTGTCACCACGCCACATCGGATTTACTGGCCACCACCACCAGAATATCAAAGGTACTCTCCTTCAGTAAAAGAGGTTAACGAGCCATTGTCGGTTGCCACGCAACTTCGGAGACAAAGGCCACCGCCAGTGTCTTGGCTGCCACTACAAAATTATCGAAAGTACCATCCTTCAATAGAAGAGGTTAACGAGCCATTGTCGGGAACACCGCCACCTCATGTTTACTGGCCACC is a window of Lotus japonicus ecotype B-129 chromosome 5, LjGifu_v1.2 DNA encoding:
- the LOC130719753 gene encoding extensin-1-like, with protein sequence MTSYNFLFFLVVFLASMMLVPQALLVEAVNKPLSVTTPHRIYWPPPPEYQRYSPSVKEVNEPLSVATQLRRQRPPPVSWLPLQNYRKYHPSIEEVNEPLSGTPPPHVYWPPPLPPPTDYRRYHPSKEDVKKPLPVAMPHRRIWSPPPIHEDATSLN